GGGGAACTACTAGAACACTATCGAACAACGATTCCTCAATTGTAAATCTTGTTCTCATCCAATTCGTGACCAAAATGTTCGACTGCGTTAGTTAGGACGCAACCTCGCCCCCTTCAATCACACCACGCACTCGCAGTAGGCGTTTTAATGCCCAATAATGCCACAAAGTAAAAAAATATTGAAGTTAGTTGCTGGACTAGAAGTCTTTAACGGCTATGAGTATTCAGAATATTTGGGGGAAGTAAAAGTAGCAAAAGTGTCTAATCATTTTGGACCGCTTTCCAAAATACCACCTAACCCCTTGAAAAGATTGGTGGGTGCACAAGGACTCGAACCTTGGACCCGCTGCTTAAAAGGCAGCTGCTCTACCACCTGAGCTAACGGCCCATTTACCCGGGAAAGCCAGCGAAGACTAGCAGCGCAGCGGCGTTTTGCAAGGCTGGCCTGCGCGCGCGGCCGGACGCAAACAGCTCAGGCGTCGGCCTGCTGCAGATAGAGCGTCTGCGTCGGGTATGCGAATTCGATGCCCTCGGCCTCGAAGGTCCTGAATAGGGCGAGGTTGATCTCGTGCTGCACGTCCATGTAATCAACGTACTCGCGACTGAGTACGTAGTAGACCACCTCGAAGAGCAACGCAGAATCCCCGTAGCTGGCAAAGTGCACCCGGTCTACGCGCGTAAGCCGGACCCCCTCAATTATTCTCCTGACCGTGGCCGGTATCTCTTCGAGCTTGGCGGCCGGCGTCTGGTAAGTCACCCCGAACTGGAACAACGCCCTGCGCTCCATAAGGCTCTTGTAGTTCTGTATCCTGCTGCCCACGAGATCAGAGTTGGCAAAGATGATCTGCTCGCCCGCGAGACTGCGAAGCCGGGTGGTCTTGATACCTATGCGTTCCACGTTGCCCCTGATGTCACCCACAACCACGTAGTCACCCACCTCGAAGGGCTTGTCGAGGACGATGGACAGTGAGTTGAATATATCGCCGAGTACGCTCTGCGTGGCCAGGGCCACGGCGATGCCACCTACCCCAACGCCGGCCAGCAAGGTGGACACGTCTATGCCGAGGTTGTCCATGACCAATAGGCCAACCGCCGACCACATCGCCAGCCTGGCCACGAAGCCCACCGCACCGAAAGCCGAACCTCGCTCGAGTTGCAGCTGCTGCCCACCGGCGTCTTCGCCACCTACCTGTTCGCCAACCCTGAATCGCGTGGCCAGCCAGTAGGCAATGAGCAGGTTTCCCCAGGTCAGCACCTGGGCCGCGACGGCCACCACCAGCAGTCCCCATGCCGCCCGGTCGACGGCTTCGGCAAGACTGACCAGCGTTGAGCCGATATACAACGCCAGCAGCAACAGCACCCAGCGGCGCGTGGCTACTATCAGTTCGACGGCTATGTCGTCGAGCGTTCCAGCGGTGCGCCCGGCCAGCGCCTTGAGCCTGCCGGCCAGCACGCGCTTGCCCAGCAGCAACGCCAACAACACTACCGCGGCCACCGCCGCGGCGGCTGCCCAGGCTGCCATGCTGTTTCCCAAAACGACAGTAGATACCCAGTCGTTCATAATCCCTCACTCGCCGTCGCCCTCCAGGGCGCAACGGACAGCTCCCTTTTGACAAGGAAACCGGCCGCGCTCAACCTTGGCCCTGCTTCGTGCCGGGCCGCCTGCCCGCCACGCGCATAAAGGAGAGCTATTTTGAACTACTGGCTGGCGAAATCTGAACCGAAAAAATACTCCTGGGAGGACTTCGTAAGCGAGGGCCGGGACTACTGGGACGGTGTGCGCAACTACCAGGCACGCAACAACCTGTCGGCCATGAAGATCGGTGACCGGGTGCTTTTTTACCACAGCGTGACCGGCAAGGAGGTAGTCGGAATCGCCGAAATAGTGAGAGAAGCCTACCAGGACCCCACCACCGACGACGAACGCTGGGTAGCCGTGGACATGGTACCGGTGGAAAAACTCACCCAACCCGTGACCCTGGCCGATATCAAGGCTGAGCCAACGCTGGCCGAGCTCGCGCTCGTGAAACAATCGCGACTGTCGGTGGTACCCCTGCTGGCAAGCGAGTACCGAAAAATACTCTCACTGGCAAAGCCTTGACCGGGCCCGGCTGGGAATCACGCCTGGCCAGGCTGGACCTCGGACCGAGTGACAACCCGAAAGCACTCACCCTCGAACTGTACGTGGTCGACTCTCTCGACAAGCACATCGACCGCCAGCGCTTGTTGAACGAGCGGGAGCTGCCCGACCCTCCTTACTGGGCCTTGCCCTGGATTGGCGCGCGGGCAATCGCTCGCCGCCTGCTGGCAAATCCGCCGGGAGACGGCGTCGAGGCACTCGACCTCGGCTGCGGGCTGGGGCTG
Above is a window of Candidatus Binatota bacterium DNA encoding:
- a CDS encoding mechanosensitive ion channel family protein; this encodes MNDWVSTVVLGNSMAAWAAAAAVAAVVLLALLLGKRVLAGRLKALAGRTAGTLDDIAVELIVATRRWVLLLLALYIGSTLVSLAEAVDRAAWGLLVVAVAAQVLTWGNLLIAYWLATRFRVGEQVGGEDAGGQQLQLERGSAFGAVGFVARLAMWSAVGLLVMDNLGIDVSTLLAGVGVGGIAVALATQSVLGDIFNSLSIVLDKPFEVGDYVVVGDIRGNVERIGIKTTRLRSLAGEQIIFANSDLVGSRIQNYKSLMERRALFQFGVTYQTPAAKLEEIPATVRRIIEGVRLTRVDRVHFASYGDSALLFEVVYYVLSREYVDYMDVQHEINLALFRTFEAEGIEFAYPTQTLYLQQADA
- a CDS encoding EVE domain-containing protein, whose product is MNYWLAKSEPKKYSWEDFVSEGRDYWDGVRNYQARNNLSAMKIGDRVLFYHSVTGKEVVGIAEIVREAYQDPTTDDERWVAVDMVPVEKLTQPVTLADIKAEPTLAELALVKQSRLSVVPLLASEYRKILSLAKP